The proteins below are encoded in one region of Candidatus Zixiibacteriota bacterium:
- a CDS encoding fibronectin type III domain-containing protein, with translation MKNIYIIFVALLTLAVGCSRYLENEELPFSLPTEPPVPIMLQVTHLDNSVRLSWQLTDSTAVSFFRIYTADSLNGDYRLHDSTSSGVYAKILTGLTAGRPYYFKVATVTGSKLEGAKSSAVSAVLGAVSVIINSGDLYTRSLNISVRFVVPVTATLMQVSENQSFTGAVWEDFTSPSGRTLSSGDGVKRLYARFQFVDGSESDGTASDSIILDTRASIDSVYFQGPSGTLTRGDAVTFFIRTGETGGSADISFTGVANLTLFDDGTSGDLTANDGIYSRRYIVPINLDVVNGVVTGRFRDAAGNDAPSRPASTLINIANPPTAVSLNAKAESSGEIRLTWSQAIDNDFAAYRLYRSLTSAVSESSTLITTVTSRSTTSFVDTDLNEETRYHYRIYVYDNTGLTAGSLVASDSTFNNLPPTAVTLAGRGEDQSSILTWSVNNDDDFDSYLVYRGTVINFTEANGDLLTIISSPTGTSFTDTRPDAQTYYYRIYVKDRQGLTSPSNTVAIP, from the coding sequence ATGAAAAATATATATATCATTTTTGTCGCTCTCCTGACCCTGGCGGTCGGCTGCAGCCGCTATCTGGAGAATGAAGAACTGCCCTTCAGTCTTCCCACAGAACCGCCGGTGCCGATTATGCTCCAGGTGACCCATCTCGATAACAGTGTCCGCCTCTCCTGGCAGCTGACTGATTCAACAGCGGTTTCTTTTTTCCGAATTTACACCGCCGACTCCCTGAATGGCGATTACCGTCTGCATGATTCAACCTCGTCTGGTGTTTATGCAAAAATATTGACCGGACTTACGGCGGGAAGACCGTACTATTTCAAAGTGGCGACCGTAACCGGCTCAAAGCTGGAGGGAGCAAAATCAAGCGCCGTCAGCGCTGTCCTGGGAGCCGTTTCGGTCATAATCAATAGCGGCGATTTATACACCCGCAGTCTCAATATCTCCGTCCGCTTCGTGGTGCCGGTGACGGCGACCCTTATGCAGGTGAGCGAAAATCAGTCCTTCACCGGAGCCGTTTGGGAGGATTTCACCTCTCCTTCCGGCCGCACCCTCTCTTCCGGCGACGGCGTGAAACGTCTCTACGCCCGTTTTCAGTTCGTTGACGGTTCAGAGTCTGATGGCACCGCTTCCGACAGCATTATCCTCGATACCCGCGCGTCTATCGACAGTGTTTATTTTCAAGGACCATCCGGCACTCTTACCCGCGGCGATGCCGTTACTTTCTTTATAAGGACCGGCGAAACAGGCGGCTCTGCCGATATTTCTTTCACCGGCGTTGCCAATCTGACGCTGTTTGACGACGGCACCAGCGGCGACCTGACTGCCAATGATGGCATCTATTCGAGACGATATATTGTTCCAATCAATCTTGATGTCGTCAACGGCGTTGTCACCGGGCGTTTTCGTGATGCCGCCGGAAATGATGCCCCCAGCCGCCCGGCATCGACCCTGATAAATATCGCCAATCCGCCCACGGCCGTTTCGCTTAATGCCAAAGCCGAGTCCTCCGGCGAAATCAGGCTAACCTGGTCACAGGCAATTGACAATGACTTTGCCGCCTATCGATTGTACCGCTCTTTGACCTCGGCCGTCAGCGAGAGTTCCACGCTCATAACCACCGTAACCTCCCGCTCCACGACCAGTTTTGTCGATACCGACCTCAATGAGGAGACCCGGTATCATTACCGAATTTATGTCTATGACAATACCGGTTTGACCGCCGGTTCTCTGGTGGCGAGCGATTCGACCTTTAATAACCTGCCGCCGACCGCGGTCACACTTGCCGGGCGGGGCGAAGACCAGTCGTCCATCTTGACCTGGTCGGTCAATAATGATGACGATTTCGATTCCTATCTGGTTTACCGTGGCACCGTGATAAATTTCACCGAAGCCAACGGCGACCTGCTGACCATCATAAGCAGCCCGACCGGAACCAGTTTCACCGATACCAGACCGGACGCTCAGACATATTATTACAGAATCTATGTTAAAGACCGTCAGGGGTTGACCTCACCCTCAAACACGGTCGCCATACCGTAG
- a CDS encoding sugar transferase, whose amino-acid sequence MSQNLTNNTPDSTSVTSVALSNRAVLRGTAEGLKSRSRYVPFERESLGDSVRFYFGEYFSGILFLGALFGFTFLFPTAISKPGKLVLEMIDKSLKKCLDLFGALLGLLLALPIFLIVPILIKLDSRGPVFYLQDRIGINRRRRHRRALNIEHSGDIRQVERRREDLLGKPFKVIKFRTMVQDAEKHCGPVWATQNDNRVTRLGRFLRKTRIDEVPQLLNVLKGEMSLVGPRPERPFFVKDLSQKVPGYTTRLKVKPGITGLAQVRVGYDSSVDSVVEKVKNDIVYIRNWSIWSDIKILLKTVVVVATGRGAC is encoded by the coding sequence ATGAGCCAAAACCTCACTAATAACACCCCTGACTCAACATCTGTCACATCAGTTGCCCTCTCCAACCGGGCTGTCCTGAGAGGAACGGCTGAAGGGCTTAAATCCCGTTCACGTTATGTACCGTTCGAGAGAGAATCGCTCGGCGATTCCGTGCGCTTCTATTTCGGCGAATATTTTTCTGGAATTCTCTTTTTGGGGGCGCTTTTTGGATTTACATTCTTATTTCCTACGGCTATTTCCAAACCGGGAAAGTTGGTGCTTGAAATGATTGATAAGTCCTTGAAGAAATGCTTGGATCTTTTCGGCGCTCTGCTGGGTTTGCTCCTGGCATTGCCCATATTTCTCATAGTTCCCATACTGATTAAGTTGGACAGCCGCGGTCCGGTCTTCTATCTCCAGGATAGAATCGGCATCAATCGCCGCCGCCGGCATCGCCGCGCTCTTAATATCGAGCACTCTGGTGATATTCGCCAGGTGGAGCGACGTCGTGAAGACCTGCTCGGGAAACCTTTCAAGGTAATTAAATTCCGCACTATGGTGCAGGATGCCGAGAAACATTGCGGTCCTGTCTGGGCGACGCAGAATGACAACCGGGTCACCCGTTTGGGGCGGTTCCTCCGCAAGACCCGCATTGACGAAGTGCCGCAGTTGCTGAATGTCCTGAAAGGGGAGATGTCTCTGGTCGGTCCCCGTCCCGAGCGTCCTTTCTTTGTCAAAGACCTATCGCAGAAGGTCCCCGGCTACACTACCCGTCTCAAAGTCAAGCCCGGTATTACCGGTCTGGCGCAAGTGCGGGTGGGATACGATTCCTCGGTTGATTCCGTGGTCGAAAAGGTAAAGAACGACATCGTCTATATTCGCAACTGGTCAATCTGGAGCGACATTAAGATTCTGCTGAAAACCGTTGTGGTGGTTGCGACAGGACGAGGCGCCTGTTGA
- a CDS encoding PEGA domain-containing protein: MLTKGILGFLILYLLPTLARAQGGGLSVDTSPSGAEVKVAGAVTVSGLTPIKFMQGLEGNFKVTIRKYGYDTYKSSVFLQAGREVNLTVKLKPKTRFKAAARSLFIPGWGQAYTEQKTKGFVFALLAVGTIGYYFRTDSDFNDDNDRYDSLLRDYNTAGSFEEKERLYPVLQDARKTAYDSENKRRIAIGAAIAAWGINLIDVLFFFPEEKGSTLVNSITVQPDLKSGGATVALTHRF; this comes from the coding sequence ATGCTTACCAAAGGGATATTGGGATTTCTGATATTATACCTTCTTCCGACCCTCGCCAGGGCGCAGGGGGGAGGGCTTTCTGTTGATACCAGTCCGTCAGGGGCGGAGGTTAAAGTTGCCGGCGCCGTTACCGTAAGCGGCTTGACGCCGATAAAGTTCATGCAGGGACTCGAGGGGAATTTCAAAGTCACCATCAGGAAGTACGGATATGATACATATAAGTCCTCTGTTTTCCTTCAGGCGGGGCGCGAGGTAAATCTCACCGTCAAATTAAAACCGAAAACCCGCTTCAAAGCGGCGGCGCGCTCGCTTTTTATCCCCGGATGGGGGCAGGCGTACACCGAACAGAAAACAAAAGGGTTTGTCTTTGCCCTTCTGGCTGTCGGGACCATCGGTTACTACTTTCGGACCGACAGCGATTTTAATGATGATAACGACCGCTACGATAGCCTGCTGCGTGATTACAACACCGCCGGCAGTTTCGAGGAGAAAGAGCGGCTCTATCCCGTTCTGCAGGATGCCCGCAAGACCGCTTATGATTCCGAGAACAAGCGCCGGATTGCCATCGGCGCCGCCATTGCCGCCTGGGGAATTAATCTCATCGATGTCCTTTTCTTTTTCCCCGAAGAAAAGGGAAGCACTCTCGTCAACAGCATAACTGTCCAACCCGACCTGAAATCCGGCGGCGCAACGGTCGCCCTGACTCACCGGTTTTAG